From a single Lewinella sp. LCG006 genomic region:
- a CDS encoding phage holin family protein, whose protein sequence is MTIILLAVQAGLGSFLIKVLLMGLVLMGAAYLLNGVAIEDFTRAIIVAFVLAILNATLGVFLDFITAPLRWITLGLFSLVVDAVVLMIAAHFLKGFTIKSFSWALLMAIFVAVANVFLHFS, encoded by the coding sequence ATGACTATTATCCTTCTTGCCGTACAAGCCGGGCTAGGCTCCTTCCTCATCAAGGTGCTCTTGATGGGATTGGTACTTATGGGCGCTGCTTATTTACTCAACGGGGTAGCTATTGAAGATTTTACCCGCGCCATTATTGTTGCTTTTGTACTCGCCATCCTGAATGCAACGCTCGGGGTATTTCTTGATTTTATCACCGCACCACTTCGCTGGATTACACTAGGCTTGTTTAGTCTGGTCGTCGATGCTGTTGTTTTGATGATTGCTGCCCACTTTTTAAAGGGATTTACGATTAAAAGCTTCAGTTGGGCACTCTTAATGGCTATTTTTGTGGCTGTTGCAAATGTCTTTTTGCATTTTTCTTAG